A single window of Candidatus Falkowbacteria bacterium DNA harbors:
- a CDS encoding ferredoxin, whose amino-acid sequence MIKVDQVTCIGCGTCVALCPKVFTINAEGKSQVISQDDAECAKNAAASCPVQAISVE is encoded by the coding sequence ATGATCAAAGTAGACCAAGTTACTTGTATCGGTTGCGGCACCTGCGTCGCCTTGTGTCCGAAGGTTTTCACGATTAACGCCGAAGGCAAATCGCAAGTAATCAGCCAGGATGATGCCGAGTGTGCCAAGAATGCTGCAGCCAGCTGCCCGGTCCAGGCGATTTCCGTAGAATAA
- a CDS encoding excinuclease ABC subunit UvrC: protein MTLEQAKQFDIPKLPGSYQFYDAAGSLLYVGKAANLKSRALSYWQKSTDHSPAKAAMVKEVADIRWIVTDSEIEALLLESNLIKKHQPPFNVMLRDDKRFAYVKVSLDDEIPGVFVTRTIDKAGKYYGPFVSLTAVKETLKTIRKIWPYCTTRKPQKKPCFYYQVGRCVGICGGIVTKKEYMDKVIRPIMLFFEGKKNKMISEQQAAIDKIEKKMAKKGVAPETVAELETELRLLKFQQSNMRNVLEHAHILGLEDKYATDVVELAKVLGLPRTPQRIEGYDISNIFGQEAVGSMVVFAEGEPDKAEYRKFKIKVGQGQASDIRMLKEVLERRFNNDWALPDLIVVDGGKGQLNVISAVLKKFKLDIPVIAISKGEGLRSGIAPDKLFFPGEKQALELPLASPALHLIKRVRDEAHRFAITYHRDLRSKSWLHK, encoded by the coding sequence ATGACTTTAGAGCAGGCTAAACAATTCGATATTCCCAAATTGCCAGGCAGCTATCAATTTTATGATGCGGCTGGCAGTTTGCTGTATGTCGGCAAAGCCGCCAACCTGAAATCGCGAGCCTTGTCGTATTGGCAGAAGAGCACCGACCACTCGCCGGCCAAAGCCGCCATGGTCAAGGAGGTGGCTGATATCAGATGGATCGTGACTGACTCGGAAATCGAAGCGCTGCTGCTTGAATCGAACCTGATCAAGAAGCATCAGCCGCCCTTCAACGTGATGCTGCGCGACGACAAGCGTTTCGCTTATGTCAAAGTCTCGCTCGACGACGAGATTCCCGGAGTATTCGTGACGCGGACGATTGATAAGGCGGGCAAGTATTATGGCCCCTTCGTCAGCTTGACCGCGGTTAAAGAGACCTTGAAGACCATCCGCAAGATTTGGCCTTATTGCACCACGCGCAAGCCGCAGAAAAAACCCTGCTTCTATTACCAGGTCGGACGATGTGTCGGGATTTGCGGCGGCATAGTCACGAAAAAGGAATATATGGATAAAGTAATACGTCCGATCATGCTTTTTTTTGAAGGCAAGAAGAACAAGATGATCAGCGAGCAGCAAGCGGCCATCGATAAGATCGAGAAAAAAATGGCAAAGAAGGGCGTGGCTCCAGAAACGGTCGCGGAACTCGAGACCGAGCTGAGACTCCTGAAATTCCAACAGTCCAACATGAGGAACGTGCTCGAGCATGCCCACATCCTGGGGCTCGAAGACAAATACGCGACCGATGTGGTCGAGTTGGCCAAGGTTCTTGGACTGCCGCGGACGCCGCAGCGCATCGAAGGTTATGACATCTCCAATATTTTCGGCCAGGAAGCCGTCGGTTCGATGGTGGTTTTCGCCGAAGGCGAGCCGGACAAGGCCGAGTATCGCAAATTCAAGATCAAAGTCGGCCAGGGGCAGGCCAGCGATATCAGAATGTTGAAAGAGGTATTGGAGCGCCGGTTCAATAATGATTGGGCCTTGCCGGACCTGATAGTCGTCGATGGCGGCAAGGGCCAGCTGAATGTCATCTCGGCCGTGTTGAAAAAGTTCAAGCTCGATATCCCGGTCATCGCCATCTCAAAAGGGGAGGGGCTGCGATCGGGCATCGCCCCGGACAAGCTGTTTTTTCCGGGAGAGAAACAGGCCCTTGAATTGCCGTTGGCTTCGCCGGCCTTGCACTTGATCAAGCGGGTGCGCGACGAAGCGCATCGCTTCGCCATCACTTATCATCGTGATTTGCGCAGCAAATCGTGGTTGCACAAGTAA
- a CDS encoding PKD domain-containing protein: MAKGGGKILIGIFALSGFFYCAVSIRLAFSANMISATSTPLVVLNEIAWMGNASNENQEWIELRSNSFEMIDLSGWRLKAADGTPDIALKGVIEPDGFFLLERTNEQAVASVTSSQIYTGALGNGGELLELYDASSTLIDRSSDASIWPAGDNATKQTMERDVDGYWHSSVLPGGTPKAMNSIPASSTPDALPPDIAASSTDATSTQQVAGETVSQPPSAIAPPPIIEPEIEITEILPSPKGSDSAGEFIELYNAGSFPADLTGWKLVSGERQYVIISSSSRSNVVGARAYLTIWRSESRLVLPNDQGQVLLYSPEKSVPRQVVSYERAPEGKSYAKNEMSEWRWSEQPTPGENNIIKAENQAPEVDWSVKPLIEAGEAVLFDSSDTTDPEDDKLYFWWEFGDGASSTEPSPMHSFAKPGRFKVELSVTDGKAKSTKSRTIAVEAPKATSTGKIIAVAVTKQVPVIVSELLPNPIGEDADGEWIELRNAGQQEVDLFGWQIDDAAGGSKPYRFDDNVIIKPLSFYLVNREDSNLALNNGSDEVRIFDIFGKIVDSVSYSGAKEGQSYSRDEKGHWQWSAPTAGKTNRTTRVVISPKAAIQKKKAVTAAKKVSATAKAARLTVSGIVTALPGHIAKQTFYITGDDCWQVYNYRRDFPKLNLGDRVQVSGLPDEVKGEKRLKTSKLSDMKVLASGAAVEPEQLSCMQVGATKLSQLVAVRGELTKKTATLWHIDDGSGEVAVYLPKAIADSFSKIEEGERLAVTGVITPAATGVRITPRSMADIVLTQAAAAKEYPEAPSAIPSRDSTLELKQYLELIGLGVILAISGWWLRKRYAF, translated from the coding sequence ATGGCTAAAGGAGGAGGTAAGATTCTGATCGGCATTTTTGCTTTGTCAGGATTTTTTTATTGCGCGGTTTCGATTCGCTTGGCTTTTAGCGCCAACATGATTTCAGCTACGTCGACGCCGCTGGTCGTGTTGAATGAAATCGCCTGGATGGGCAACGCGTCAAACGAGAATCAGGAATGGATCGAGCTGAGGAGTAATTCTTTTGAGATGATCGATCTCTCTGGCTGGCGGCTTAAGGCCGCTGATGGCACGCCAGATATCGCGCTCAAAGGTGTAATTGAACCAGACGGGTTCTTTCTGCTCGAGCGCACCAACGAGCAGGCGGTAGCGAGCGTCACATCGAGCCAGATTTATACCGGGGCCCTGGGCAACGGAGGCGAATTGTTAGAACTTTATGACGCTTCGAGCACGCTGATAGACCGCTCGTCAGATGCGTCGATCTGGCCAGCTGGCGATAACGCCACGAAGCAGACGATGGAACGTGACGTCGACGGATATTGGCATTCGAGCGTCCTGCCAGGCGGCACACCCAAGGCGATGAACAGCATTCCGGCATCTTCGACTCCAGACGCCTTGCCGCCGGATATTGCGGCAAGTTCCACTGACGCGACATCTACCCAACAAGTCGCGGGCGAGACGGTTTCACAGCCACCCAGCGCTATTGCCCCGCCTCCGATCATCGAACCGGAAATAGAGATTACCGAAATTTTGCCCAGTCCAAAAGGCAGCGACTCTGCGGGAGAGTTTATCGAGCTGTATAATGCCGGAAGTTTTCCGGCTGACTTGACGGGTTGGAAACTCGTTAGCGGTGAGCGCCAGTATGTAATAATTTCAAGCTCATCACGATCGAATGTCGTAGGAGCTAGAGCCTATTTGACGATCTGGCGTTCCGAGAGCCGGCTGGTGTTGCCCAACGATCAGGGACAGGTCTTGTTATATTCTCCAGAAAAATCGGTGCCGCGACAAGTTGTCAGCTACGAACGCGCCCCTGAGGGCAAGAGCTATGCCAAGAATGAAATGAGTGAGTGGCGCTGGAGCGAACAGCCGACGCCTGGAGAAAATAATATCATCAAGGCGGAGAACCAGGCTCCGGAAGTCGACTGGTCGGTAAAGCCTCTGATTGAAGCGGGCGAGGCAGTGTTATTCGATAGTTCCGACACGACCGATCCTGAAGATGACAAGCTTTATTTCTGGTGGGAGTTCGGTGACGGCGCCAGCTCGACTGAGCCGAGTCCGATGCATTCATTCGCGAAGCCGGGGCGCTTTAAAGTTGAGTTGTCGGTGACTGACGGTAAGGCCAAGTCGACCAAGAGCCGCACCATAGCGGTGGAAGCGCCTAAAGCGACGTCGACAGGAAAAATAATCGCCGTCGCCGTTACCAAGCAAGTTCCGGTAATCGTCAGTGAATTATTACCCAACCCGATCGGCGAAGACGCGGACGGGGAGTGGATAGAGCTGCGCAATGCCGGGCAGCAAGAGGTTGATCTTTTCGGCTGGCAGATCGATGACGCGGCCGGCGGCAGCAAGCCCTACCGGTTCGACGATAACGTCATCATCAAGCCGTTGTCGTTTTACCTGGTCAATCGCGAAGATAGCAACTTGGCTTTGAATAATGGGTCTGACGAAGTCAGGATATTCGATATCTTCGGAAAGATAGTTGACTCCGTCAGCTACAGCGGAGCCAAGGAGGGTCAAAGTTATTCTCGGGACGAGAAAGGCCACTGGCAATGGTCTGCCCCGACAGCGGGCAAAACCAATCGAACTACACGGGTAGTAATCAGCCCTAAGGCGGCTATTCAAAAAAAGAAAGCAGTCACGGCCGCAAAGAAGGTGTCGGCTACAGCTAAAGCAGCCCGCCTGACGGTCAGCGGCATAGTTACGGCTTTGCCGGGGCATATCGCGAAACAGACATTCTATATAACTGGGGATGACTGTTGGCAAGTGTATAATTATCGCCGAGATTTTCCGAAGCTCAATCTCGGTGATCGGGTGCAGGTTAGCGGTTTGCCCGATGAAGTGAAGGGTGAAAAGCGGCTGAAGACCAGTAAGCTTTCTGACATGAAAGTGTTGGCGTCCGGAGCGGCGGTTGAACCGGAGCAGCTTAGTTGCATGCAGGTCGGCGCCACCAAGCTGAGCCAGTTGGTCGCGGTAAGGGGCGAGTTGACCAAGAAGACGGCCACGCTTTGGCACATCGATGACGGCAGCGGCGAGGTGGCGGTTTACTTACCTAAAGCGATCGCTGACAGCTTTTCTAAAATTGAAGAGGGTGAGCGTTTGGCTGTGACCGGCGTGATAACACCGGCCGCAACCGGGGTCAGGATCACCCCCAGAAGCATGGCTGATATTGTCTTGACGCAGGCGGCTGCGGCAAAAGAATATCCGGAGGCGCCGTCGGCGATACCGTCACGCGACTCGACTCTAGAGCTGAAACAGTATCTGGAATTGATCGGGTTAGGTGTCATTCTGGCAATTTCCGGCTGGTGGCTGCGCAAACGATATGCCTTTTAG
- the hflB gene encoding ATP-dependent zinc metalloprotease FtsH: MKNLLRNFLIFFGIFLLISLALSSFGSNTKPENVSIDKLITQLNEQQVKSLQVQGSDVVVTLKDDKKETVKKESGQSLAEMLKDFGVTPDKLAGVAVDIKDDSGTTFWTGFILPIILPFLLIAAFIYFMLRQVQGANNKAMMFGQSQAREFSKENKQKTTFKDVAGVKEAKEELKEVVEFLKHPKKFLDLGARIPRGVLLLGSPGTGKTLLARATAGEAGVPFLSISGSEFVEMFVGVGASRVRDLFKRAKKMSPCIIFIDEIDAVGRRRGSGLGGSHDEREQTLNQILVEMDGFDQNTNIIIMAATNRPDVLDAALLRPGRFDRQVVLDEPDMADREAILKVHARKKPLSKEVSLRRVAERTPGFSGADLANLLNEAAILTARRNRKTIEMSELLESIEKVLLGPERRSRILSDHEKKVTAYHEAGHALVAHFLPHTDPVHKISIIARGRAGGYTLKLPVADKHLRSKTEFIEEIAVLLAGQIAERETFGEVTTGASSDLRRATQIARQLITDYGMSNTLGLRTYGEKEDMIFLGKEIHENRDYSERTAEQIDREISDFIDQAAHQAQGVIHEQHKLLEKVVAHLLEKETMEKEEFEAVVGPKK, translated from the coding sequence ATGAAAAATTTATTACGTAATTTCCTTATATTTTTCGGCATCTTCTTGCTTATATCCTTGGCCTTGAGCAGCTTCGGCTCAAATACCAAGCCTGAAAATGTCAGTATAGATAAGCTTATAACCCAGCTGAACGAACAGCAGGTAAAGAGCTTGCAAGTGCAGGGTAGCGATGTCGTAGTCACGCTCAAAGATGACAAGAAAGAAACGGTCAAAAAAGAGTCCGGTCAGAGCCTGGCGGAGATGCTTAAGGACTTCGGCGTTACCCCGGATAAATTAGCAGGAGTCGCCGTCGACATCAAAGACGACTCAGGCACGACCTTCTGGACCGGCTTCATCTTGCCGATAATTTTGCCATTCTTACTGATCGCCGCATTCATTTATTTCATGCTTCGCCAAGTGCAAGGTGCCAACAATAAGGCCATGATGTTCGGGCAGTCGCAAGCTCGTGAATTTTCGAAAGAGAACAAGCAGAAAACGACTTTCAAGGATGTGGCTGGCGTTAAGGAAGCGAAAGAGGAGTTGAAGGAAGTGGTAGAATTCTTGAAGCACCCTAAGAAATTTTTGGATTTAGGAGCGCGTATCCCGCGCGGCGTCCTGCTCCTTGGCAGTCCGGGAACCGGCAAGACCTTGCTGGCTCGCGCTACGGCTGGCGAGGCTGGCGTGCCTTTCTTGTCGATTTCCGGTTCGGAGTTCGTCGAGATGTTCGTCGGCGTCGGCGCTTCGCGCGTCCGGGACCTGTTCAAGCGCGCCAAAAAGATGTCGCCTTGCATCATCTTTATCGACGAAATCGATGCTGTCGGACGTCGCCGCGGTTCCGGATTGGGCGGCTCTCATGATGAGCGCGAACAGACCCTAAACCAGATATTGGTCGAGATGGATGGCTTCGACCAGAATACCAATATCATCATCATGGCGGCGACTAATCGCCCGGATGTTTTGGATGCGGCCTTGCTCCGCCCTGGACGCTTTGATCGGCAGGTCGTTTTGGATGAGCCGGACATGGCTGACCGTGAAGCCATACTTAAGGTGCACGCACGTAAGAAGCCTTTGTCTAAAGAGGTGAGCTTGCGCCGTGTCGCTGAGCGTACGCCAGGATTTTCTGGCGCTGACTTGGCCAATCTATTGAATGAAGCGGCTATCTTGACGGCGCGGCGCAACCGCAAGACGATCGAAATGTCTGAATTGCTCGAGAGTATCGAAAAGGTTCTGCTCGGACCGGAACGCCGCAGCCGCATCCTGAGCGACCATGAGAAAAAGGTTACAGCCTACCATGAGGCAGGACATGCTTTGGTAGCCCATTTCCTGCCGCACACCGACCCGGTCCACAAGATCTCAATCATCGCTCGCGGACGTGCCGGCGGCTATACTTTGAAATTGCCAGTAGCTGACAAGCATCTTCGCTCCAAGACGGAATTCATCGAAGAGATTGCCGTTTTGCTGGCCGGACAGATCGCCGAGCGCGAGACTTTCGGCGAAGTTACGACTGGAGCGAGCTCTGATCTGCGTCGTGCCACCCAGATCGCCCGCCAGCTGATTACCGATTATGGCATGAGTAATACGCTAGGTCTCCGCACTTATGGAGAAAAAGAGGATATGATTTTCTTGGGCAAGGAAATACATGAGAATAGGGACTACAGCGAACGGACAGCCGAACAGATTGATCGTGAAATTTCCGATTTCATCGACCAGGCGGCTCACCAAGCCCAGGGAGTGATCCATGAACAGCACAAACTTTTGGAAAAGGTCGTAGCCCATCTTTTGGAAAAGGAGACTATGGAAAAAGAGGAATTCGAGGCGGTGGTTGGCCCGAAAAAGTAA